Within Halopelagius longus, the genomic segment GGAAGCGATCAAGCAGTGGGACGAGTGGCGACCGAAGTCCCACGAACGCCTCGGCGAGGACGTGAGTCAGAAGACCGCAGAGCAGGCCAGCGTCGGCGAGGGCGAGGGGGAGAAAGCCGGAAAAGAGCCGAACGAGGACCTCCAGACCGCCGGAGAGAAACTGTCGGAGTCGTACCAGAAGGTAGAGGAGGGCGACAACGACGGTGCGGTCGAACGGTGGAGCGAGTCCATCGGGTACGTCGCGCGCGCGGCGGACTCGGTCAGTCGGAAGGCCCTCCGGAAGGTCGAAGACACCGTCTACCAGAAGGTGATGACGCAACTGGCGCCGTACTACTTCGACAGCGAACTCGTCAGCGCCAACATCCAGAAGACGACGCGCGGCGAGAGCGACGAACCGCGGTTCATCTTCGAGGTGAACGTCAACGACGACGAACTGAAAGAGGAGGTGAGTCGCCGCCTCGGGCAGTACGACGACGAGGTGGACCGCTGGCACGTCGACACCGAGAAGGAGACGGCGACGGCGGAAGCCGCCGAGGGCGTCGAACCGCCCGAGTCCGAAGAGGAGTCGAAGTTCACGACGAACTGAGCCGGGTTTATCGGGCGAACACTCGTCGTGAACTTCGGTAAAACGACGAACTGAGCCGGGTTTATCGGGCGAACACTCGTCGTGAACTTCGGTAAAACGACGAACTGAGCCGGGTTTTTCGGCCAACGCTCTGTTCTTCGAGACGCCGTAGACGCGGCGCACGCACGGCCAACAGTCATATCCGGGGCGTCCGAAGGTGTCGTATGGCCGAACCACTCCGCGTCGAGGCCGGCGAACTGTCCGCCGAGGAGATTCTCGACGCCCTCCTCGACGGCCGCCGCGTCCTCGTCGAGGTGGAGATGATGGGCGAGACGCGCCAACTGTCGCTCCGACACGACGGCACGACGTTCTACTGCGACACGCCCACGACGCTTCACAAGCACAGCGACGCCGAGGAGATGCGGACCTGCATCGAGAAGATGGGGTACGCGAAGGAAGCGTAACGGCGGCGTTTTCGGAGTCGAGAACCGGTCGCTCCGAATACAGTCACCCAGATACTCACACGTTAGACAATATCGAAAAGCGCGGGACGTTATCCCCTCAGGACTGTATTTCCTTATATATGGTATCGATGACTGACAATCATTTCGAGGTACTGGCGAACGGTCACCGGCGGCGGATTCTGGCGTCCTTGTTGGAGGAGAACCCGCACTCCGTCTTCCCGGTAACGACGGGTGAAGTCTCCGCGGAGAGGCAACGGAAGGTGCAGATCGCCTTCAGGCACGTCCACCTCCCGAAGTTAGACGCCGCGGAGTTCATCGATTGGGACCCGGAGTCGGATCGCATCGCGGAGGGAACTCGGTTCGAGGACATCGAACCGCTGTTGAGGTATCTCACGGACGAGTACGACGACTGCTTCGAGACCAGTTACTAGTCGCTCGAAACTGCCACCGGGAGGTGACAGTCAGGCGCAGACTAGCGGTTGGTTGGGACCCTCCGTACTCTACGCCCAGTGACGATTCGGGCCGGCCCTGTATAACCCTACTGTGATTATCTGGGTGAATGGCATAATTCGCGGCGCGGGCTCGGTTCGACGCTCGCCGTTCGGGAGTCGCCCCGGAGCGTCGTCGCCGACGGGCGGGAGAGAGGCGGTGACTTATCAAGGCTCGCATGCTATTACGGACGGTACCGGAGGCGCCGGTCGAATGGTTGGGACCCATGTCAGAGTTATCTAGCTATCAAGAGGCGGTCGAACTGCTTCAGAAACTGGGATTGAAAGAGTACGAGGCGAAGTGCTTCGTGGCGCTGTCGCGCCTACCGAAGGCGACGGCCAAGGAGATAAGCGAAACGTCGGACGTGCCTCGGACTCGCGTCTACGACGCGATTCGAGTCTTAGAGACGAAGGGACTCGTCGAGGTTCAACACAGCAACCCGCAGCAGTTCCGGTCCGTCCCCATCGGGGAGGCGGCCGAGACGCTTCGGGCGGAGTACGAGTCTCGAACGAAGTCGCTGGTCGACGCGCTCGAAGCGATGGGGTCGGCGTCGCTCAACTCCGACGAAGAGGTCACCCACGAAGTGTGGGCGCTCTCGGGGGAGTCGGCCATCGGAAACCGACTACTGCAACTCGTCGGCGACGCCGACGAGGAGGTGGTTCTCATCCTCGGGCGCGAAGGGACGGTCACGGACGAGTTGCTCGAACGGCTACAGAGCGCTCAAGAGTCCGGCGTCGACGTCCTCGTCGGAACGACCACGGAGCAGTTCCACGAGCAGATAGCGGAGGCGCTTCCCGACGCGAAGGTGTTCATCTCCGAACTGTCGTGGCTACACAGTTCTCCGGCCGACCCCACCGACGACACGGCCATCAGCCGACTGCTGTTGGTCGACCGGAACACGATTCTCGTCAGTTCCGTCGAGGAGGACAATTCGGGGGCCGTCGAGTACGAACGAGCGGTGTTCGGAAAGGGGTTCACCAACGGCATCGTGGTCATCGCCCGCCGACTGATGGCGATGGGGCTCAGCCCCATCGACGACCCTAAACCGCGCAACGAGTAGCGCCCGTCGAATCGCGTGCAGGGACGTGCGCGCCCTGCCGACGACGCGGGACTTTAATCGGGGGCGCGGCGTTGTACCGTACATGAGCGACGCGCCAGACATGGGGGACCTCGTCGAAACCGAGAATCCGAGTTTTCAGCACGTTCTCGCGTGCGTCTTCGGCATCCAAGCCCACGAGAGCAGGACCTACCTGACGCTCCTCGACAGTCCGGGCAGCACGGTTGCGGAACTCGCGGACGAACTCGACAGAGACCGGAGCAACGTGAACCGGTCGCTCACGACGCTGATGGAGAAGGGACTTGCGGACCGCGAACGGCGACTTCTCGACCCCGGCGGCTACGTCTACCAGTACACCGCGACGGACCTCCCGGAGGCGAAGCGGATGCTCCACGAGGCGTTAGACGAGTGGGTCGAACAGGTCCACGCGAGCATCGACGCCTACGGCACCGAGGAGTGAGGCGGCGGTTCCGACCGCCTCGGTCCGGTCCCCCGGCGACGCCGGCGCGAACGCCCGACGGCACCGTCCGTCACTTCGCTTCGACGCTGGAACGCGTTCCGACGAGTGCGCGGACCGAACGCGGGCCGACGAACCGCGGGACGCGTTCGGCGTAGCGTTCGTACGCCTCCCCGTACTCCTCGCGAAGCCACGGTTCCTCCGCGAACGGGAGGGCGACCCACCACGCGAGGTAGATAGCGCACAACGCGGCGACGAGCGCGGACCCCGCCATCGCGGCGAACCCCACCGTCGCGACGACGTAACAGACGTACTGCGGGTTCCGCGAGTACCGGTACCACCCGCCGGTTCGGAGCTCTCCTTTCAGCCCCTTCGTCTCCTCGACGCCCAAATCGAGTCCGGCGGCGATAGCCGCCCCGTACCAGACGACGAACAGGACGCCGCCGACGGCGAGTACCGGTCGCGGCAGGCCGAGGCCGTTCCAATCGAGATACGTGACGCCGGCTATCGAGGCGTTGACCACCTGCGAGAGCGTCCAGTGAGCGTAGTAGTTCCAGTTTCTGTCCCCCGGCGGCCAGTAGTCGGCCCATCCAAGGGCGCTTCCGACGATTCCGACCAGATTACCCAGTCCGGCGATCGCTCCGACGGCGAACAGGCCCGTCGTGATCGTCAACTCCATACGCACCGGTTCGGAGCGATATCGGGTGGGGTTTGTTACGGCTCTACTAGTCGATTTAAGTACCGGGCGGTCGCTACCGGGCGGTAGGGCGTGAAGTACCTCGACGCGAAACTCTCGCAACCGCGCTGGATGCTCCACCCGATGCAGGAGTTCATCCGCGACGGGGACGCGGTTCGGTACGAGGAACTACAGGCGTGGAGCGGCGTCACCGGCGACAGGGAGGTCGAACACGAACTGTTCTACGTCGAAGCCGACCGCGAACCGTACGAGGACGCTCTGCGGGCGGTCGATTCGGTCCGCTGGTACGACCTCACGCCGATAGACGACGGGTCGTTCTACGTCTACATCTGCCAAGAGACTCGCCCCGAGGACGTGGCGTGGCGGGAGGCGTTCGCCGACCTGAATCTGGTGCTCGTCCCGCCCGTCGTCTACGACGCCGACGCCGCGTTTCACGTGACGCTCGTCGGCCCCGGCGAGGACCTGCGGACGGTGCTGTCGGACCTCCCCGACGTGGTGGACGCGACGGTGAAAGCCGTCGGCGAGTACGACCGGCGGCACGCGCCCGTCGCCGGAGAACTCACCGCGCGCCAGTTGACGGCCGTCGAAACCGCCGTCGAACTCGGGTTCTACGAGGTTCCGCGCCGGGCGGGCGTCGCGGACGTGGCCGACGAACTCGACTGCGCGCCGAGTACGGCTTCGGACCTCCTGCAACGGGCGGAGTCGAGCGTGATGCGGCGAGTTGTCGAACGCAACGGCCGCGGGCGACCCGACGGGTGAAGGCGACTCCCGCCGAGAATCGGCGGGCGAGACGGCCCGTCGGGGCGGCGAGACGCGCCCGAACCGCCCCCCTTTTTGCCCGCCGACCCCGACGCTGGGCACGATGAGCCTCGAACTCACCGCGCCCGCGCAGGAGGCCCCCGACGTCGCCGACGACGGCGTGTGGCTGGAGTGCATCGAGACGGGCGAGCAGTACGCCCCGTTCGACGAGATTCGCTACACGAGCGACGCCGGAGCCCTTCTGGAAGTCCGCTACGCCGACCCCCCGACGTTCGACGACTTCGAGGGCCGCGGCGTCTGGCGCTACCGGGCGGCGCTCCCCTTCGAGGAGGGCGTCAGCCTCCCCGAGGGCGACACGCCCCTCCACGAGGCCCCGCGCCTCGAAGACGACCTCGGCGTCGAGACGCTCAGAATCAAACACGAGGGGATGAACCCCACCGGGAGTTTCAAGGACCGCGGCATGACCGTCGGCGTCCGCGTGGCGAAGGAACTCGGCGTGAACCGCCTCGCCTGCGCCTCGACCGGCAACACCTCCGCGGCACTCGCGGCGTACGGCGCGCGCGGCGGCATGGAGACGCTCGTTCTCCTCCCCTCGGGGAAAGTCGCCGCCGGGAAGATAGCGCAGGCCGCCCTCCACGACGCGCGCATCCTCGAAGTGGACGGCAACTTCGACTCCTGTCTCGACATCGTGCAGGACCTCGCGGAACGCGGTGAGGTGTACCTCTTGAACTCGCTGAACCCCTTCCGACTGGAGGGGCAGAAGACCATCGGGCTCGAGATTCTCGAACAGTTCCGCGGCGACTACGGCCGCTTCCCCGACCGAATCGTCCTGCCGGTCGGCAACGCGGGCAACACC encodes:
- a CDS encoding DUF5828 family protein yields the protein MEESVSGFKVRGSWGDVVEHGERITRALRDADVNREAIKQWDEWRPKSHERLGEDVSQKTAEQASVGEGEGEKAGKEPNEDLQTAGEKLSESYQKVEEGDNDGAVERWSESIGYVARAADSVSRKALRKVEDTVYQKVMTQLAPYYFDSELVSANIQKTTRGESDEPRFIFEVNVNDDELKEEVSRRLGQYDDEVDRWHVDTEKETATAEAAEGVEPPESEEESKFTTN
- a CDS encoding DUF7344 domain-containing protein, translated to MTDNHFEVLANGHRRRILASLLEENPHSVFPVTTGEVSAERQRKVQIAFRHVHLPKLDAAEFIDWDPESDRIAEGTRFEDIEPLLRYLTDEYDDCFETSY
- a CDS encoding TrmB family transcriptional regulator produces the protein MSELSSYQEAVELLQKLGLKEYEAKCFVALSRLPKATAKEISETSDVPRTRVYDAIRVLETKGLVEVQHSNPQQFRSVPIGEAAETLRAEYESRTKSLVDALEAMGSASLNSDEEVTHEVWALSGESAIGNRLLQLVGDADEEVVLILGREGTVTDELLERLQSAQESGVDVLVGTTTEQFHEQIAEALPDAKVFISELSWLHSSPADPTDDTAISRLLLVDRNTILVSSVEEDNSGAVEYERAVFGKGFTNGIVVIARRLMAMGLSPIDDPKPRNE
- a CDS encoding helix-turn-helix domain-containing protein, whose translation is MSDAPDMGDLVETENPSFQHVLACVFGIQAHESRTYLTLLDSPGSTVAELADELDRDRSNVNRSLTTLMEKGLADRERRLLDPGGYVYQYTATDLPEAKRMLHEALDEWVEQVHASIDAYGTEE
- a CDS encoding methyltransferase family protein; translated protein: MELTITTGLFAVGAIAGLGNLVGIVGSALGWADYWPPGDRNWNYYAHWTLSQVVNASIAGVTYLDWNGLGLPRPVLAVGGVLFVVWYGAAIAAGLDLGVEETKGLKGELRTGGWYRYSRNPQYVCYVVATVGFAAMAGSALVAALCAIYLAWWVALPFAEEPWLREEYGEAYERYAERVPRFVGPRSVRALVGTRSSVEAK
- a CDS encoding helix-turn-helix domain-containing protein, encoding MKYLDAKLSQPRWMLHPMQEFIRDGDAVRYEELQAWSGVTGDREVEHELFYVEADREPYEDALRAVDSVRWYDLTPIDDGSFYVYICQETRPEDVAWREAFADLNLVLVPPVVYDADAAFHVTLVGPGEDLRTVLSDLPDVVDATVKAVGEYDRRHAPVAGELTARQLTAVETAVELGFYEVPRRAGVADVADELDCAPSTASDLLQRAESSVMRRVVERNGRGRPDG
- the thrC gene encoding threonine synthase, encoding MSLELTAPAQEAPDVADDGVWLECIETGEQYAPFDEIRYTSDAGALLEVRYADPPTFDDFEGRGVWRYRAALPFEEGVSLPEGDTPLHEAPRLEDDLGVETLRIKHEGMNPTGSFKDRGMTVGVRVAKELGVNRLACASTGNTSAALAAYGARGGMETLVLLPSGKVAAGKIAQAALHDARILEVDGNFDSCLDIVQDLAERGEVYLLNSLNPFRLEGQKTIGLEILEQFRGDYGRFPDRIVLPVGNAGNTAALYKAFRELVQSGSLDPSEVPKLTGVQAEGAAPMVEAVENGWDDTKRWDEVETRATAIRIGNPVNAPKALPGIRETGGTAVAVSDEEITTAQRDLAREGIGVEPASAASVAGLRKLRDDGTVGDDEDVVCLTTGHLLKDPDAAFEAGAEPEPVANDTDAVLDLLAE